The following coding sequences lie in one Chanos chanos chromosome 4, fChaCha1.1, whole genome shotgun sequence genomic window:
- the slc2a15a gene encoding solute carrier family 2 member 15a yields the protein MAEEVLLTTPGNITSHLTFSLLAVALLTSFGSSMLYGYNLAVVNSPAGYIKDFYNRTVVSRNGTGLNEEALTLMYSLTVSVFAVGGLIGSLMVGILVTKFGRKGTVVNSTVLVFMAGSLMGFSRICGSPEMVIVGRFITGIHSGISLSVVPMYLGEIAPKNLRGFLGLMPSIFICIGVFSAQILGLHELLGKEEHWPLFLSLVVVPTFVQLMMLPWFPESPRYLLIEKHNVHATITALKWYRSKCNIQAEIEEMQEEQRSLSSVETVSVWTLVLDNTVRWQVLSVVVINIGMQLSGIDAIWFYTNDIFENAEIPVPYIQYTTVGTGAIEIIAGLIGCFTIERLGRRPLIIGGFGVMGMCCAGITLSLILQTHVSFMKYVSVACVVGIIAGFCIGPAGVPFLITAELFKQSHRPAAYIVGGSINWMSNFTIGFIFPFLQKSAGSYCYLVFSGVCLSVAVYVYFVIPETKNKTFVEISQMFATKESVLESQAISHPDQLKLKKMNGYGALENGSLEFDSSSSIP from the exons TACATAAAGGATTTCTATAACCGCACGGTGGTCAGTCGGAACGGCACGGGGCTCAATGAGGAAGCTTTGACCCTCATGTACTCTCTCACGGTGTCCGTCTTTGCCGTCGGAGGGCTGATCGGCTCTTTGATGGTGGGAATACTGGTCACCAAATTTGGAAG GAAAGGGACAGTGGTCAACTCCACGGTCTTGGTCTTCATGGCTGGTTCGCTCATGGGTTTCAGCAGAATCTGCGGCTCTCCGGAGATGGTTATCGTCGGCCGATTCATAACAGGCATACACTCAG GGATCTCTCTCAGTGTGGTGCCCATGTACCTGGGGGAGATCGCTCCCAAAAACCTCAGGGGTTTCCTAGGCCTCATGCCCAGCATCTTCATCTGCATCGGAGTCTTCTCGGCCCAGATCCTGGGTCTTCACGAACTGCTGGGAAAG gaggaACACTGGcctctcttcctttcactgGTCGTAGTGCCCACCTTCGTTCAGCTAAtgatgttgccatggtttccaGAAAGCCCTCGCTATTTGTTGATCGAGAAACATAATGTTCATGCCACTATAACTG CACTGAAATGGTACCGGTCCAAATGTAACATCCAGGCAGAAATCGAGGAGATGCAGGAGGAGCAGCGCTCGCTGTCGTCCGTAGAAACCGTCTCGGTTTGGACGCTGGTGCTCGACAACACCGTGCGGTGGCAAGTCCTCTCTGTGGTCGTCATCAACATCGGAATGCAGCTGTCTGGCATTGACGCG ATCTGGTTCTACACTAACGACATCTTTGAGAACGCTGAGATTCCGGTCCCTTATATCCAGTACACGACGGTGGGAACAGGCGCCATAGAGATCATTGCGGGTCTCATCGGG TGTTTCACCATCGAGAGACTGGGACGGCGACCCCTGATCATTGGCGGGTTTGGCGTTATGGGCATGTGTTGCGCTGGCATCACGCTCTCTCTCATATTACAG acgcacgtgTCCTTTATGAAGTATGTGAGTGTGGCTTGTGTGGTTGGAATCATCGCTGGATTCTGTATAGGACCTG ctggAGTTCCGTTCTTGATCACAGCTGAACTCTTTAAGCAGTCTCACAGGCCTGCTGCCTACATTGTGGGCGGGTCCATCAACTGGATGTCCAACTTCACCATTGGCTTCATTTTCCCATTCCTGCAG AAATCCGCTGGGTCCTACTGCTACCTGgttttcagtggtgtgtgcctgtctgtggcaGTCTACGTGTACTTCGTCATCCCGGAGACCAAGAACAAGACGTTTGTGGAGATCAGTCAGATGTTTGCCACCAAAGAGTCTGTGTTGGAGAGCCAGGCCATCAGCCACCCCGACCAGCtcaaactgaagaaaatgaacGGATATGGCGCCCTGGAAAACGGGTCGCTCGAGTTCGACAGCTCCTCCTCCATCCCTTAA